A DNA window from uncultured Methanoregula sp. contains the following coding sequences:
- a CDS encoding KUP/HAK/KT family potassium transporter, whose amino-acid sequence MGDNATPSRIVKSLGLVFGDIGTSPIYTVGAILLFLLPTSFNIFGLLSLVTWTLFTIITVQYIWLAMSLSDKGEGGTIVLKTLLDSLLKPGITASVVAVLTIIGIALFIGDGVITPAISILSAVEGLLLIPGFEEIGPAGILLIAVIIAVGLFLFQRRGTDRVAFAFGPIMVIWFGALAFFGIISIIGAPQVLFALSPTYALAFILENSWGSLIVMSAVILCVTGGEALYADMGHLGREPIVKGWIVVFPALVLSYLGQGAYVLMTGNTHNVLFSMVDHISPVIYIPFLLLSICATVIASQAMISGMFSIVYQGMTTRLLPKMKIEYTSPELRSQIYIDAVNWLMLGAVLVVMLEFRSSENLSAAYGLAVSGSMLISAIMMAIIFLHKKKPVQMFLSGALIIIDGLFFISTLFKIPHGAYWSFCIAAIPLIIIVTFILGQEKLHSMLKPVPLGEFLPRYQQSYANLPKIHGTALYFIGDVRKLSPYLSQVFFQNEILYENNIFVSIKVTEKPFGISTTFDSDLGPGLHLFTITAGYMEVVNVVGLLKERKIDEKTIFYGVENIVSDVPLWKLYGIIKKNSPPFIQFYALPPEKIHGVVTRIVM is encoded by the coding sequence ATGGGAGATAACGCCACTCCATCCAGGATAGTCAAATCCCTTGGCCTCGTGTTCGGGGATATCGGGACAAGCCCGATCTACACGGTCGGCGCCATCCTGCTCTTCCTGCTCCCTACGAGCTTCAACATCTTCGGGCTCCTCTCCCTGGTTACCTGGACGTTGTTCACCATCATCACGGTCCAGTACATCTGGCTTGCCATGTCGCTCTCCGATAAAGGTGAGGGTGGGACGATTGTCCTCAAAACGCTCCTTGACTCGCTATTGAAGCCAGGCATCACCGCATCGGTTGTGGCCGTCCTGACCATCATCGGGATCGCTCTCTTTATCGGGGACGGTGTGATTACCCCGGCCATCAGCATCCTCTCGGCCGTCGAAGGCCTGCTGCTGATCCCGGGATTTGAGGAGATCGGCCCGGCCGGCATTCTTCTCATCGCGGTGATCATCGCGGTCGGGCTGTTCCTTTTCCAGCGGAGGGGGACCGACCGGGTGGCCTTTGCATTTGGTCCCATTATGGTGATCTGGTTTGGTGCACTTGCGTTTTTTGGCATTATCTCCATCATCGGCGCCCCGCAGGTGCTGTTTGCCCTGAGCCCTACCTATGCCCTTGCCTTCATTCTGGAAAACAGTTGGGGATCCTTGATCGTCATGTCCGCCGTGATACTCTGTGTAACCGGGGGAGAAGCGCTCTACGCTGACATGGGACATCTCGGCCGGGAGCCGATTGTCAAAGGCTGGATCGTGGTCTTTCCCGCCCTCGTGCTCAGCTATCTCGGCCAGGGGGCGTATGTCCTGATGACCGGCAATACCCATAATGTTCTCTTCTCGATGGTCGATCACATCAGCCCGGTTATCTATATCCCCTTCCTCCTCCTGAGCATCTGCGCAACGGTCATCGCATCCCAGGCAATGATCTCCGGCATGTTCTCGATCGTTTACCAGGGCATGACCACCCGTCTCCTCCCAAAGATGAAGATCGAGTATACCTCTCCCGAACTCCGGTCCCAGATTTATATTGATGCGGTTAACTGGCTGATGCTTGGTGCAGTGCTTGTTGTGATGCTTGAATTCCGCTCATCAGAGAACCTGTCAGCAGCATACGGCCTTGCCGTTTCGGGCTCGATGCTTATCTCCGCTATCATGATGGCAATCATTTTCCTGCACAAGAAAAAGCCGGTTCAGATGTTCCTCTCCGGCGCACTCATCATCATTGACGGATTGTTCTTCATCTCCACGCTGTTCAAGATCCCGCATGGAGCCTACTGGTCTTTCTGTATAGCGGCTATTCCCCTCATCATCATTGTCACGTTCATCCTTGGGCAGGAGAAACTCCACTCCATGCTCAAGCCGGTTCCGCTTGGGGAGTTCCTCCCCCGGTACCAGCAGAGTTACGCGAACCTTCCGAAGATTCACGGGACCGCGCTCTACTTTATCGGAGATGTCAGGAAACTGTCCCCCTACCTTTCCCAGGTCTTTTTCCAGAATGAGATCCTGTACGAGAATAATATTTTCGTATCGATCAAGGTAACCGAAAAACCGTTTGGTATCAGCACAACATTTGATTCCGATCTTGGCCCGGGCCTCCACCTCTTCACGATCACCGCCGGATATATGGAAGTTGTCAACGTGGTCGGGCTCTTGAAGGAACGGAAGATTGATGAGAAGACCATATTCTATGGTGTTGAAAATATTGTAAGCGACGTCCCCCTCTGGAAACTGTATGGGATCATCAAAAAGAATTCCCCGCCGTTCATCCAGTTCTATGCCCTGCCCCCGGAGAAGATCCACGGGGTTGTTACAAGGATCGTGATGTGA
- a CDS encoding mechanosensitive ion channel domain-containing protein, which produces MKRQLLIFSALLLLSAGLGAAAHVINDPVVMDLFSTSIVLTATYLIFPVIIGIFLVRRIADLKTRYTANKAISILSIVFILVLCLRIWVTDTSSLIVSYGIIGAAIAFALQDVFKNFVGGFLIIISSMYRVGDRISIDDKYGDVMDIGIMNTTLMEIRGWVSGDQPSGRLLFIPNGFVMNQAMYNYTRDHSFVWDEISIPLTYDSDWKRAKDLILGIIIKETASMTKQADEEIERIGENYYLPKKVVEPSAYITLTDNWITLDVRYISDARTRRTLRSRLSELILATIEKEDTITISSTTVSVTTSDDTLASRMDKKTAG; this is translated from the coding sequence ATGAAACGGCAACTGCTTATTTTTTCTGCGCTTCTCCTCCTGTCGGCAGGGCTGGGCGCAGCTGCGCACGTGATCAACGATCCGGTTGTCATGGATCTTTTCTCCACCTCAATTGTCCTGACAGCCACGTATCTGATTTTCCCGGTTATTATCGGAATATTTCTTGTCCGGAGAATCGCCGACCTGAAAACCCGGTACACCGCAAACAAGGCCATTTCAATACTGTCAATTGTTTTCATCCTGGTCCTCTGCCTGCGGATCTGGGTTACTGACACGTCATCCCTTATTGTGTCATACGGGATCATTGGTGCCGCGATTGCCTTTGCCCTGCAGGATGTGTTTAAGAATTTTGTCGGGGGTTTCCTGATTATTATCTCCAGCATGTACCGTGTCGGCGACAGGATATCCATTGACGACAAGTATGGGGACGTAATGGACATTGGTATCATGAACACGACGCTCATGGAGATACGGGGCTGGGTTTCCGGGGACCAGCCCTCGGGGCGCCTGCTTTTCATACCCAATGGCTTTGTGATGAATCAGGCCATGTACAATTACACCCGTGACCATTCGTTTGTCTGGGACGAGATCTCAATACCCCTGACCTATGACAGCGACTGGAAACGTGCAAAAGATCTCATCCTTGGAATTATTATCAAAGAAACCGCTTCAATGACAAAGCAGGCGGATGAAGAGATCGAACGTATTGGTGAAAATTATTACCTGCCAAAGAAAGTTGTTGAACCGTCAGCTTACATTACCCTCACAGACAATTGGATTACCCTGGATGTGCGCTACATTTCCGATGCCCGCACCCGCAGGACTCTGCGATCCCGGCTGAGCGAGTTGATCCTTGCCACTATCGAAAAAGAAGATACAATTACTATTTCGTCAACAACCGTCTCGGTCACAACCTCTGATGACACTCTCGCTTCCCGCATGGATAAAAAAACCGCGGGATAA
- a CDS encoding mechanosensitive ion channel domain-containing protein — MADTLLSNVTADLPIKTIDANLIMYVVFIIIIAYVLGYLLSFILVHVSERIGWYRTSVTLIIPLLKLLVYALALYYIVLAVIEPSLTQMIAFSGLFGAAIGFGLKDLFADIVGGIVIIFEKPYQIGDKVTIGDKYGEVKDIGIRATRIQTPADELVSVPNYSIFSLPVTSGNAGDLAMMVVIDLFIHPDSDAKTAMKILKDALVTSKYVIISKKYTYTILFEDFPFYKRVRAKGYVNDLRREFEFKSEVTRRTWAEFKKAGIRPPSFVPPPGDLSGQFPPNKP; from the coding sequence ATGGCCGATACCCTGCTCTCCAATGTAACGGCAGACCTCCCGATAAAAACCATCGATGCCAACCTGATCATGTATGTTGTTTTTATCATCATCATTGCCTATGTCCTGGGTTACCTGCTCAGTTTCATCCTTGTCCATGTTTCGGAGCGGATAGGCTGGTACCGGACATCGGTGACTCTGATCATCCCCCTGCTGAAACTCCTTGTCTACGCGCTTGCACTTTATTATATTGTTCTCGCTGTCATCGAACCGTCACTCACCCAGATGATCGCATTCTCGGGGCTTTTTGGTGCTGCGATCGGGTTTGGCTTAAAAGATCTCTTTGCTGACATCGTGGGAGGCATCGTAATCATCTTTGAAAAACCGTATCAGATAGGGGACAAGGTTACAATCGGCGACAAGTACGGGGAAGTAAAAGACATTGGTATCCGTGCCACGCGTATCCAGACCCCTGCCGATGAACTGGTGTCGGTGCCGAACTACTCTATCTTCAGCCTGCCGGTAACCAGCGGGAACGCCGGGGACCTGGCCATGATGGTCGTGATTGATCTCTTTATCCACCCGGATTCTGATGCAAAAACAGCAATGAAGATCTTAAAAGATGCTCTTGTTACGTCAAAGTACGTGATAATCTCAAAGAAATATACCTACACCATCTTATTCGAGGATTTTCCCTTTTACAAGCGCGTCCGTGCAAAGGGATACGTGAACGACCTCCGGCGGGAGTTCGAGTTCAAGTCTGAAGTGACCCGGAGAACATGGGCCGAATTTAAAAAAGCGGGGATCCGTCCACCGTCGTTTGTTCCCCCACCGGGCGATTTGAGCGGGCAGTTCCCGCCAAATAAACCATAA
- a CDS encoding YkgJ family cysteine cluster protein, translated as MKRNLMKPAPDIPLPYQIVALMQERNRLFAFPLERLAIEVKKTRFRCDCCGKCCTRAVNPHIFLLDHDVTEVKKIDPAALEPAPDPEFCDQNGMLYVSGYALKMRNDGIGSCWFLKNGKCKIYDRRFSGCRMYPHMLRRSADTPEQVVWKQFAHKNEHGRYDQTPSPEECLLIAREIKEYENAFLNQQISFLETIHEYFTLCDLMHDPGVYQQRMQEYCLGRPVGIKVFDQGELIEYRITRTE; from the coding sequence ATGAAGCGTAATCTGATGAAACCCGCCCCGGATATCCCGCTTCCGTACCAGATCGTTGCCCTGATGCAGGAGCGAAACCGGCTGTTCGCATTCCCGCTTGAACGTCTTGCGATTGAAGTTAAGAAAACCCGGTTCCGGTGCGACTGCTGCGGGAAGTGCTGTACCAGGGCAGTCAACCCGCATATCTTTCTGCTGGATCACGATGTAACGGAAGTAAAAAAGATCGATCCTGCCGCCCTTGAACCTGCGCCGGACCCGGAATTCTGTGACCAGAACGGTATGTTATATGTTTCCGGGTATGCGCTCAAAATGAGAAATGATGGTATCGGATCCTGTTGGTTTCTCAAAAACGGGAAATGCAAAATCTACGATCGGAGGTTTTCCGGTTGCCGCATGTATCCCCATATGCTCCGCCGCAGCGCTGACACTCCGGAGCAGGTTGTCTGGAAACAGTTCGCACACAAAAACGAACACGGGCGATACGATCAGACTCCGTCTCCTGAAGAATGCCTGTTGATTGCCCGGGAGATCAAGGAGTATGAAAACGCATTTCTCAATCAGCAGATATCCTTCCTTGAAACCATTCACGAATATTTTACATTGTGTGATCTCATGCATGATCCCGGGGTTTACCAGCAGCGTATGCAAGAGTATTGTCTGGGCAGGCCCGTCGGGATTAAAGTGTTCGATCAGGGAGAACTCATAGAATACCGGATTACCCGGACAGAATGA
- a CDS encoding DUF6544 family protein translates to MYEELICGFILWIVIFIFIIVTGHEVFSIMVAEKSRDLRLVIHNAPLPATMRTPLMPEPVARYCAWATGTNRNPVGYIHFRHTGRMRFGKSGRWMAMGGEAFFSLATPGFVWHTTISYAPGIWLESLDYYVSHDAGMNLNLFSLIPLNNSHDPEIKTSSLFRYLAWMPVFPMIHCSSDIIRWENIDELTAKAIIHDGEHSAEAIVRFNKRGMIESAGIDKKLHQSTGGPVPGPVECRFSSYSEMRGYQIPLEIASEFILPGGEQAFFEYSIAEIGLDHTGKKNEA, encoded by the coding sequence ATGTACGAAGAGCTGATTTGCGGATTCATCCTGTGGATTGTCATCTTCATCTTCATAATTGTCACCGGGCATGAGGTTTTCTCGATTATGGTTGCGGAAAAGAGCCGCGATCTCCGCCTGGTCATCCATAACGCACCGCTGCCAGCAACCATGCGGACACCCTTAATGCCCGAACCGGTGGCACGATATTGTGCATGGGCAACGGGTACAAACCGTAATCCGGTCGGTTACATCCATTTCCGGCATACCGGCAGGATGCGGTTCGGGAAAAGCGGGCGGTGGATGGCAATGGGAGGCGAGGCGTTTTTCTCCCTTGCCACACCGGGTTTTGTATGGCATACGACAATTTCCTATGCTCCCGGTATATGGCTTGAATCCCTTGACTATTATGTCAGCCATGACGCAGGAATGAATCTCAACCTGTTCTCGCTCATCCCGCTGAACAATTCGCATGACCCGGAGATCAAAACCTCTTCCCTTTTCCGGTACCTGGCATGGATGCCCGTTTTCCCGATGATCCATTGTTCTTCAGATATTATCCGGTGGGAAAATATTGACGAGTTGACCGCAAAGGCAATTATCCATGACGGGGAACACTCAGCCGAAGCCATTGTCCGTTTCAATAAAAGGGGCATGATTGAGAGTGCTGGCATAGATAAAAAACTGCATCAGTCAACAGGCGGACCGGTTCCGGGCCCCGTTGAGTGCAGGTTCTCATCCTATTCCGAAATGCGGGGTTATCAAATTCCTCTGGAGATTGCGTCCGAATTCATCCTTCCCGGGGGAGAACAGGCTTTTTTCGAATATTCGATTGCGGAAATCGGTCTTGACCATACGGGGAAGAAAAATGAAGCGTAA
- a CDS encoding mechanosensitive ion channel family protein, with protein MDHGFFYAAITVITGLVLAGFAHVIIRWLKKRADATDTKLDDIILMAIGTPLVVAIIILSLYVALTSFDIVPESMNWLITDQVINAVFILFGAWIVSVFSYNLIHTYGIQIADKTETDLDDRLIPILEIAARYLIWFVAFLLILADFKIDITPFLAGAGIAGLAIALAVQDILGNFFGGAIIAMDKPFKIGDRVKIDTFFGDVLSIGPRSTRIRTLDSQIVTVPNSTVTSSVVINYAMPDLKMKVRIPFSVAYGSDMGKVKEILLSIAREAAEKTPWVITDPAPSVYFLEFGESSLNGQLILWTSNYDYAWDVQDYVNSRIATRFADKKIEIPFRQVDIRMREPGAC; from the coding sequence ATGGATCACGGTTTTTTCTATGCTGCGATAACCGTAATCACCGGCCTGGTTCTTGCAGGTTTTGCACATGTTATCATCCGGTGGCTGAAGAAGAGAGCGGATGCCACGGATACAAAACTGGATGACATCATCCTTATGGCCATTGGTACCCCCCTCGTTGTTGCCATCATTATCCTGTCGCTCTATGTCGCCCTTACTTCTTTTGATATCGTTCCTGAATCGATGAACTGGCTCATCACCGATCAGGTCATCAATGCAGTCTTTATCCTGTTCGGTGCATGGATTGTTTCGGTCTTCTCCTACAACCTGATACATACGTATGGAATCCAGATTGCCGATAAAACGGAGACCGATCTCGATGACCGGCTCATTCCGATACTGGAAATCGCAGCCCGGTACCTGATCTGGTTCGTGGCATTCCTGCTGATTCTTGCTGACTTTAAAATCGATATCACGCCATTCCTTGCCGGTGCCGGTATCGCCGGGCTTGCCATCGCCCTTGCTGTGCAGGATATTCTGGGAAATTTCTTTGGTGGAGCGATAATTGCCATGGACAAACCGTTCAAGATTGGCGACCGGGTAAAAATCGATACGTTTTTTGGCGATGTTCTGAGTATCGGCCCCCGGAGTACCAGGATCAGAACCCTGGACAGCCAGATTGTCACAGTCCCGAATTCCACAGTTACATCCAGTGTTGTCATCAATTACGCCATGCCGGACCTGAAGATGAAAGTCCGGATCCCGTTCTCGGTTGCCTATGGATCCGATATGGGAAAAGTAAAAGAGATCCTTCTTTCCATTGCCCGGGAGGCTGCGGAGAAGACCCCCTGGGTTATCACCGATCCTGCACCATCGGTTTATTTTCTTGAATTCGGGGAATCCAGCCTCAACGGGCAGCTCATCCTCTGGACCAGCAATTATGATTATGCATGGGATGTCCAGGATTATGTGAACAGCCGCATCGCCACCAGATTCGCCGATAAGAAGATCGAGATCCCGTTCCGGCAGGTGGATATCAGGATGAGGGAGCCGGGTGCCTGCTGA